A portion of the Manihot esculenta cultivar AM560-2 chromosome 2, M.esculenta_v8, whole genome shotgun sequence genome contains these proteins:
- the LOC110609641 gene encoding uncharacterized protein LOC110609641 isoform X5: protein MDFYSLKRKQLQALCKKHGIPANTTNLEMAERLTASLKVNGIATSEEGNEKNSKDAPKKLKKVRFRPDNETREYVPSAYRKPEGRRRRATLVNPVSKELGQSNLSENVVRKKRERGSEKIESDCRITRSRARVDNETFSVLQKSRASQEGEASKNIARDSVEARKGFRRSKRNMAKCTDSEIMKVDVVSRITRSGAQFAGNSSTVGGKGENEVFGVAKECEGAVRIKKLSEGLSRNGSRRKSVAQHNDEVESYGQEVLKEARKKSMNLNFANVNEVNASLASTERTEKVSITAAGQRRSRRKAAVVNSTAAIDEHGIGESIGKVKKSNENVLREDAKVSNELRRSTRNASRQCSVANFNKMNEIADSVGNIGQLKRKREAIKETEATLDGSLVGEPPRRSALEALKSGLVGLSAACKSVEEKATENMKNANDITISQLSEVDGLTTGESGFKTFEKRKVSKSKARGKTCIATVGVSALHSATKFEKNLASTPVLLASAATEQASSIENVSGKDAEVSNKLQSSTGNASRQILVPTFNEMNEIADSNGKVGQLKRKRDAVKGTKAYLDGSLDGEPPSGSTQVSESGFVGLSEPCISVEEKATEHIENANCINISPSEDNGLTVPEAAFKSFEKRGESKIKTRGKRSIATLDVSTLYSGTGEEIDSATSLEENLASTPLVLTSSYTEEASLVVGNSQAINANNVVLVNDIGKLVSDTKGGVDDQSCQSLEIYANLASDNSTELELAKFQEKACDVASPSGGFSSANQFALAGESCNLSGLEKGLAREQMSTDKDACAVSDGISNNSIEVDGISVQKDGVCGLEGTEQDGIKDEIKHNVVPSNREWLPAVSAEIVTKSTNNVCLESNKTVTPNSDCGDGKNGVCGLQGTEQDGIKDEIKHNVVPYNRRWLPAVSTEIVTKSTNNVCLESNKTIMPNSDCGDGKNALVRMVPYALPQFYFENLEDRNMSNTAMLKNSNDEVLRKHEAVRETEASLDGSLVREPPRRSTLEALESDSVGLSTPCKSVEGKETKHIKNPLSEENGLTMPEVAFKSFEKEGESKFKTRGKRSKPAEDVFALRSGIGEERDNASKLRKNLASTPLLLASAATDVEASKAVRKPEAINDNNVIMAHDLGKLFSNTKGGIDDQSCQSVPLEIWASLDNHNSTALKLVKTIACDVTSPYVGFSSSNQYAFKDAGERSKTSGLKKGLAREQMSTSKDACYDSDGVSGNSTEVDRIAIQEDGVSGLERTEQDDIRDGTGRSLPAVRAEIATKSIKNVYQESNETVTPNSNCEDAKSILERMVPDALPKLYFENLEEGNMSNPATTKNFNDEVLREQNFGDCMAGKGASFDSNGGKPFFSEAPSTLDVLKLPSNEFRHYEEMVIESNCGVDAVTDVPMTKYWDAVINMVGNQSMDGEPKPEVEQHDKKSKDSEDLVNGKFVEEPLNAAQCDQVVREGNVEGAWVDKLSDNGDGEEVPTKVNDNFSESLTKSIFREREYFGGENVSQFPECITGVDGMEKKEVKCKVSDSIVDTTVTINGYHMDDEAADVHDIIYENAEINASETCMMTIEMQEAPSGGILQKNETMEPGKEILDCEDELLKVNDAGAIALSEVASTDFGGLDKRPDGATVKAVELENLEEKCGSELDISDHIAFGIDVKAAEANEKVENMDGNLKGKDFNSEAEQESDNIVFSSHETASLNIQVESAIVTNWEVNLIQGNGEQNREIISDEDLLDNNSMIKDSGHVMHAEEAQVEKSEEVTEDSLVNEDSGHTVLIKDVTNIQKLAQFAEMHFSEALPSVRKEPTVDLGLDQASFINQEIIDIQNCEDEKVENFSISAQEEVWAEEATVSGKGDDLVKCNANRAPENNISYSGSEGDTENRACAEDEEVCTPTTGKIDIPKEVAVGETVLSDCPDKKSHEMARSELQTIISNCSNWEDYQPAENLLFADTCFGKPEFASGSSFTQQNAIAEASSEEFKEQVKEKDDTIIGEYGTAQRSGRDLNDPIDGSSLGNRSSCPQEVAKDQLNVPHDSVNESDFMNDVDYATLNKRSCENESKIHSSEAGEARHLHKLDDEVPSVVEPKTTVDFENLVALPAFKSELLINCSTISAVCSSPYHESEALVMTSEVAEESKVQDNMPAKTDDTQGSIVYAKATAFCDAATMEQTLKSDPCNLKPDNIGNLNVEDVGEAKESTKDMPKMGEALDKSPGFTTSGVGQDITAVDGHGLQRKLQVPLKPSSHPEKEDELNVYGVRLMMTRKSNIISLIQGTPQKALDANVMKENAPSTKRQRVGEVTAPKTLPKRRPLEDLKKQ, encoded by the exons ATGGATTTTTATTCCTTGAAAAGAAAGCAACTCCAAGCCCTCTGCAAGAAGCATGGCATTCCTGCAAATACAACAAACCTCGAAATGGCTGAGCGTTTGACTGCCTCGCTCAAG GTAAATGGAATTGCCACTTCTGAAGAAGGTAATGAGAAAAATTCTAAGGATGCACCGAAGAAGTTGAAGAAAGTTAGGTTCAGACCTGATAACGAAACCCGGGAATATGTGCCTTCGGCATATCGAAAGccagaagggagaagaaggagGGCAACTTTGGTTAATCCTGTGTCCAAGGAATTGGGACAAAGCAATCTTTCTGAGAATGTTGTTAGAAagaagagggagaggggcagtgAGAAGATTGAAAGTGATTGTAGGATCACTCGGTCACGGGCTAGGGTTGATAATGAGACCTTTTCTGTGTTGCAGAAATCTAGAGCATCTCAAGAGGGAGAAGCAAGCAAAAACATTGCCAGGGATAGCGTTGAAGCTAGAAAGGGTTTCAGGAGATCAAAAAGAAATATGGCCAAATGTACAGACTCGGAAATAATGAAAGTTGATGTGGTTAGTAGGATCACAAGGTCTGGAGCTCAGTTTGCGGGGAATTCTTCTACAGTTGGTGGTAAAGGTGAAAATGAAGTTTTTGGCGTTGCGAAAGAATGTGAAGGGGCCGTTcggattaaaaaattatcagaGGGTTTAAGTAGAAATGGTTCTAGACGGAAATCTGTTGCACAACATAATGATGAGGTAGAAAGTTATGGTCAGGAGGTGTTAAAGGAGGCCAGAAAGAAatcaatgaatttaaattttgcaAATGTTAATGAAGTTAATGCTTCTTTAGCATCTACAGAACGCACGGAGAAGGTCTCTATAACCGCTGCTGGTCAACGGAGGTCCAGGCGCAAAGCTGCTGTGGTGAACTCTACTGCTGCCATTGATGAACATGGAATCGGAGAATCTATTGGAAAGGTTAAGAAATCAAATGAAAATGTCTTACGTGAAGATGCCAAAGTGTCCAATGAACTACGGAGGTCTACCAGGAATGCTTCTAGACAATGTTCGGTGGCTAACTTcaataaaatgaatgaaatcgCTGATAGTGTTGGAAATATTGGGCAACTGAAACGCAAACGAGAAGCAATTAAGGAGACAGAAGCCACACTGGATGGATCCTTGGTTGGGGAACCCCCAAGAAGATCTGCACTAGAAGCCTTAAAGAGTGGCTTGGTTGGACTTTCTGCAGCTTGTAAATCTGTTGAGGAGAAAGCAACAGAGAATATGAAGAATGCCAATGACATTACTATTTCACAGCTTAGTGAAGTGGATGGATTGACCACGGGAGAATCCGGCTTTAAAACCTTTGAGAAGAGAAAAGTATCCAAAAGCAAAGCCAGAGGAAAAACATGTATTGCTACTGTGGGTGTCTCGGCTTTGCATTCTGCAACAAAGTTTGAGAAGAATTTGGCTTCAACACCAGTTTTGCTGGCAAGTGCTGCTACAGAACAAGCATCATCAATTGAAAATGTTTCAGGAAAAGATGCCGAAGTGTCTAATAAACTGCAGAGTTCTACCGGGAATGCTTCTAGACAAATTTTGGTACCTACCTTTAATGAAATGAATGAAATTGCTGATAGTAATGGAAAGGTTGGGCAACTGAAACGAAAACGTGATGCAGTTAAAGGGACAAAAGCCTATCTAGATGGATCCTTAGATGGAGAACCTCCAAGCGGGTCTACACAAGTCTCAGAAAGTGGCTTTGTTGGACTTTCTGAACCTTGCATATCTGTTGAGGAAAAAGCAACAGAGCATATCGAGAATGCCAACTGCATTAATATTTCACCAAGTGAAGACAATGGATTGACTGTGCCAGAAGCTGCTTTTAAATCTTTTGAGAAGAGAGGAGAATCCAAAATCAAAACCAGAGGAAAAAGAAGCATTGCAACTTTGGATGTTTCGACTTTGTATTCTGGCACTGGGGAAGAGATAGATAGTGCGACAAGTTTAGAGGAGAATTTGGCTTCAACACCACTTGTGTTAACAAGTTCTTATACAGAAGAAGCGTCACTGGTTGTAGGGAACTCTCAGGCTATTAATGCTAACAACGTTGTTCTGGTAAATGACATAGGGAAACTGGTCTCAGATACCAAGGGAGGTGTAGACGACCAATCATGTCAGTCCTTGGAGATCTACGCAAATTTAGCTAGTGATAATTCAACTGAACTTGAGTTGGCAAAATTTCAAGAAAAAGCTTGTGATGTGGCTTCTCCATCTGGTGGCTTCTCATCTGCAAATCAATTTGCTTTGGCAG GTGAAAGCTGCAATCTTTCAGGATTGGAGAAAGGACTGGCAAGAGAACAAATGTCAACAGACAAGGATGCATGCGCTGTTAGTGATGGTATCAGCAATAATTCAATTGAAGTTGATGGGATATCTGTTCAGAAGGATGGAGTTTGTGGTCTAGAAGGGACTGAGCAGGATGGTATAAAAGATGAGATTAAGCACAATGTGGTTCCCTCTAATAGGGAATGGTTACCAGCTGTCAGTGCAGAGATTGTTACGAAGAGCACCAATAATGTGTGCCTGGAAAGTAATAAAACAGTAACTCCTAATTCTGATTGTGGGGATGGAAAGAATGGAGTTTGTGGTCTACAAGGGACTGAGCAGGATGGTATAAAAGATGAGATTAAGCACAATGTGGTTCCCTATAACAGGAGATGGTTACCAGCTGTCAGTACAGAGATTGTTACGAAGAGCACCAATAATGTGTGCCTGGAAAGTAATAAAACAATAATGCCTAATTCTGATTGTGGGGATGGAAAGAATGCTTTGGTACGAATGGTACCGTATGCTTTGCctcaattttattttgagaatctGGAAGATCGAAATATGAGCAACACTGCAATGCTAAAGAACTCCAATGATGAAGTGTTACGAAAACATGAAGCAGTTAGGGAGACAGAAGCCTCTCTGGATGGATCCTTGGTTAGAGAACCTCCAAGAAGATCTACATTAGAAGCCTTAGAAAGTGATTCGGTTGGGCTTTCTACACCTTGCAAATCTGTTGAGGGGAAAGAAACAAAGCATATCAAGAATCCACTAAGTGAAGAAAATGGATTGACTATGCCAGAAGTTGCTTTTAAAAGCTTTGAGAAGGAAGGGGAATCCAAATTTAAAACTAGAGGAAAAAGAAGTAAGCCAGCTGAGGATGTTTTCGCTTTGCGTTCTGGCATTGGGGAAGAGAGAGATAATGCATCAAAATTAAGGAAGAATTTGGCTTCAACACCACTCCTGTTGGCAAGTGCTGCTACAGACGTAGAAGCATCAAAGGCTGTAAGGAAGCCTGAGGCTATTAATGATAACAACGTTATTATGGCACATGACCTGGGGAAATTGTTCTCAAATACTAAGGGAGGTATAGATGATCAATCATGTCAATCAGTGCCCCTGGAGATCTGGGCAAGTTTAGATAATCATAATTCAACTGCACTTAAATTGGTAAAAACAATAGCTTGTGACGTAACTTCTCCATATGTTGGCTTCTCATCATCAAATCAATATGCTTTTAAAG ATGCAGGTGAAAGATCCAAGACCTCAGGATTGAAGAAAGGGCTGGCAAGAGAACAAATGTCAACAAGCAAGGATGCATGCTATGATAGTGATGGTGTCAGTGGCAATTCAACTGAAGTTGATAGGATAGCTATTCAGGAGGATGGAGTCTCTGGTCTAGAAAGGACAGAGCAGGATGATATAAGAGATGGTACTGGGAGATCGTTACCAGCAGTCAGAGCAGAGATTGCTACCAAGAGCATAAAAAATGTGTACCAGGAAAGTAATGAAACAGTAACGCCTAATTCTAATTGTGAGGATGCAAAGAGTATTTTGGAAAGAATGGTACCCGATGCTTTGCCAaaactttattttgaaaatcTGGAAGAGGGAAACATGAGCAATCCTGCAACGACAAAGAACTTCAATGACGAAGTTTTACGTGAGCAAAATTTTGGGGATTGCATGGCTGGGAAAGGAGCTAGTTTTGATAGTAATGGTGGCAAACCATTTTTTTCGGAAGCACCATCAACATTAGATGTCCTAAAACTGCCTTCTAATGAATTTCGCCATTATGAAGAGATGGTTATAGAGAGCAACTGCGGTGTTGATGCTGTCACGGATGTGCCTATGACCAAGTATTGGGATGCAGTTATAAATATGGTAGGTAACCAAAGTATGGATGGAGAGCCTAAGCCAGAGGTTGAACAGCATGACAAGAAGTCCAAGGATTCTGAGGACCTGGTCAATGGTAAGTTTGTGGAGGAACCGTTGAATGCAGCACAGTGCGATCAGGTTGTAAGGGAGGGTAATGTAGAGGGTGCTTGGGTAGATAAGCTTTCTGACAATGGTGATGGGGAGGAAGTTCCTACCAAGGTTAATGACAATTTTAGTGAAAGTTTGACTAAGAGCATTTTTCGAGAAAGGGAATATTTTGGAGGAGAGAATGTATCCCAGTTTCCCGAGTGCATCACAGGGGTTGACGGGATGGAGAAGAAAGAAGTAAAATGTAAAGTGAGTGACTCCATTGTTGACACTACTGTGACAATTAATGGTTATCACATGGATGACGAGGCTGCAGATGTGCATGatataatttatgaaaatgCTGAAATAAATGCCAGCGAAACGTGCATGATGACAATAGAGATGCAGGAGGCACCGAGTGGAGGGATTTTACAGAAAAATGAGACTATGGAGCCTGGCAAAGAAATTTTAGATTGTGAAGATGAGTTATTAAAAGTTAATGATGCTGGTGCAATTGCTTTGTCTGAGGTTGCCTCGACTGATTTTGGAGGCCTTGATAAGAGGCCTGATGGGGCCACAGTAAAGGCTGTTGAGCTTGAAAATCTCGAAGAGAAGTGTGGGTCGGAGTTGGACATAAGTGATCATATAGCCTTTGGCATAGACGTCAAAGCTGCTGAAGCAAATGAAAAAGTTGAAAACATGGATGGAAATTTGAAAGGCAAGGATTTCAATAGTGAGGCTGAGCAGGAATCTGACAACATTGTCTTCTCATCCCATG AGACTGCATCCTTAAATATTCAGGTTGAATCTGCCATTGTCACTAACTGGGAGGTGAATTTGATTCAAGGGAATGGAGAACAAAATCGAGAAATAATATCTGATGAGGATCTCTTGGACAATAATTCCATGATCAAGGATTCCGGGCATGTAATGCATGCAGAAGAAGCTCAAGTTGAAAAATCTGAAGAAGTTACGGAAGACAGTTTGGTTAATGAGGATTCTGGCCATACTGTGCTTATAAAAGATGTTACTAATATTCAAAAACTTGCACAATTTGCTGAAATGCATTTTAGTGAGGCTCTCCCTTCTGTCAGAAAAGAGCCCACAGTTGACCTTGGTCTTGATCAAGCATCTTTCATCAACCAAGAGATTATTGATATCCAGAACTGTGAGGATGAGAAGGTCGAGAATTTTTCGATTTCTGCACAGGAGGAGGTTTGGGCAGAAGAAGCTACTGTTAGTGGTAAAGGAGATGATTTAGTTAAGTGCAATGCAAATCGTGCTCCTGAGAATAATATCTCCTACTCTGGCTCTGAAGGAGATACAGAAAATAGAGCATGTGCAGAAGACGAAGAAGTTTGCACACCAACCACTGGGAAGATTGACATACCCAAAGAGGTGGCAGTTGGAGAGACTGTTCTATCAGATTGTCCAGATAAAAAATCACATGAAATGGCAAGGAGCGAGCTACAAACGATAATATCAAATTGCAGCAACTGGGAAGACTACCAACCTGCAGAAAATTTGTTATTTGCTGATACATGTTTTGGTAAACCTGAATTTGCTTCGGGCAGTTCTTTCACACAGCAGAATGCAATTGCAGAAGCATCTTCTG AAGAGTTCAAAGAACAAGTCAAGGAGAAAGATGACACCATAATAGGAGAATATGGCACAGCTCAGAGGTCTGGTAGAGATCTAAATGATCCTATAGATGGTTCAAGTCTAGGAAACAGATCAAGCTGCCCTCAGGAGGTTGCTAAAGATCAACTTAATGTGCCTCATGATTCAGTAAATGAATCAGACTTCATGAATGATGTTGATTATGCAACTCTCAACAAACGTTCCTGCGAAAATGAAAGTAAGATCCATTCCTCAGAGGCTGGGGAAGCTCGTCACTTGCACAAGCTTGATGATGAGGTTCCCAGTGTTGTTGAACCTAAAACAACAGTCGACTTTGAAAACCTTGTCGCTCTTCCTGCATTCAAAAGTGAGCTACTAATTAATTGCTCAACTATTTCTGCTGTTTGTTCTTCTCCTTATCATG AAAGTGAAGCCTTGGTAATGACAAGTGAGGTTGCTGAAGAGTCAAAGGTGCAGGATAATATGCCTGCCAAGACTGATGATACCCAAGGTTCCATTGTTT ATGCTAAGGCAACCGCTTTTTGTGATGCTGCTACAATGGAGCAAACATTAAAGTCTGATCCATGCAACTTAAAACCAGATAATATTGGCAATCTCAATGTTGAAGATGTGGGAGAGGCAAAAGAGTCGACCAAGGATATGCCAAAAATGGGTGAAGCACTAGACAAATCTCCTGGATTCACCACTTCTGGGGTTGGTCAAG ACATTACTGCTGTAGATGGCCATGGCCTTCAAAGGAAATTGCAAGTACCGTTAAAGCCAAGTTCGCATCCTGAAAAAGAAGATGAACTTAACGTGTATGGCGTTCGATTAATGATGACAAGGAAGAGTAACATAATTAGTTTGATTCAAGGGACACCACAAAAAGCTCTGGACGCCAATGTTATGAAAGAGAATGCCCCAAGCACCAAGAGGCAGCGAGTTGGTGAAGTGACAGCCCCAAAAACGTTGCCAAAGAGACGTCCTCTAGAGGATCTGAAGAAGCAATAG